From the genome of Eucalyptus grandis isolate ANBG69807.140 chromosome 2, ASM1654582v1, whole genome shotgun sequence, one region includes:
- the LOC104430849 gene encoding caffeic acid 3-O-methyltransferase has product MDPSETQSITTPAEDEELVAAFETCILTAVPMVFTSAVELGIIDLLAQEGGASARLSPSQIAVRLGITNPDAPRTINRMLRLLASFSYLSCTLHGDQSLYGLGPKSKYFVNSEAGSFTPLLRFLQHKTVINGWYGLQEAVKNGGSPFQNANGMSIFECAMKDPAFSTLLNNGMKAPTPLYMNKLLESYHGFEGAKTVADVGGGVGETLRLILDKFPNLRGINYDLPHVVKDAPTHPRMEHVGGDLSKSIPKADILFMKWLFHGRPDDFCKKLLKNCYDALPPNGKVVILDPILPDYPETDIVSRNTFTSDMIMLGASPGGVDRTRKELEALALSAGFDKPRILCRAYNMWVMELHKKK; this is encoded by the exons ATGGATCCTAGCGAGACCCAATCGATCACGACGCCTGCTGAGGATGAGGAGCTCGTGGCTGCCTTCGAGACTTGCATCCTCACGGCCGTCCCCATGGTGTTCACGTCCGCCGTCGAGCTTGGGATCATCGACTTGCTAGCCCAGGAAGGCGGGGCCTCCGCCCGGCTCTCACCGTCCCAGATTGCGGTCCGCCTCGGGATCACCAACCCGGACGCCCCACGCACCATCAACCGCATGCTACGGCTCCTGGCGAGCTTCTCCTACTTGTCGTGCACTCTTCATGGCGATCAGAGTCTGTATGGCCTCGGGCCAAAGAGCAAGTACTTTGTGAACAGCGAAGCCGGTTCTTTCACGCCATTGCTGCGATTCCTCCAACATAAGACCGTCATCAACGGCTG GTATGGGTTGCAGGAAGCAGTTAAAAATGGAGGAAGCCCCTTTCAGAATGCAAACGGGATGAGCATCTTCGAGTGCGCCATGAAGGACCCCGCGTTCAGCACGCTCTTGAACAACGGGATGAAAGCCCCGACCCCGCTTTACATGAACAAGTTGCTCGAGTCTTACCACGGGTTTGAAGGCGCGAAGACGGTCGCCGACGTGGGCGGTGGGGTGGGCGAGACCCTCCGGCTCATATTGGACAAGTTCCCAAATCTCAGGGGCATAAATTATGATCTGCCTCATGTGGTCAAAGATGCACCTACCCATCCTc GCATGGAACATGTCGGAGGAGacttgtcaaagtctattccaAAAGCAGATATCCTCTTCATGAAG TGGCTTTTCCATGGTCGACCCGACGATTTCTGCAAAAAGCTACTCAAGAACTGTTACGATGCACTGCCACCAAATGGCAAGGTGGTCATCCTGGACCCTATCCTTCCTGATTACCCCGAGACCGACATAGTGTCAAGGAACACATTCACCTCCGACATGATCATGCTAGGTGCAAGCCCAGGAGGGGTCGACCGGACGAGGAAAGAGCTGGAAGCACTCGCTCTTTCAGCCGGATTTGATAAGCCAAGGATCCTGTGTCGAGCTTACAACATGTGGGTTATGGAGTTGCACAAAAAGAAGTGA
- the LOC104430859 gene encoding uncharacterized protein LOC104430859 isoform X2, translated as MDKTTDCPYPGCFFCVMKEGNPSKRRASILKFFRELPSQDDNGQVLPISGLWNTAMAHPNDPEFIELGIFECMAALIWKGLKNRRWLSHDQNIYIPYYAAHIIGSYTMNMEEFAERAVRAGVIPPLIELLRGRLTWVEQRVALRALGHLATYASTFPTVASHAEILELSIQLAMSSLEIVYSHFYQDIDRRLSYHCDLLTRGMGGVEMESRKAEEWASQLQCWALQLINCFAFKPEFLPAICKPEFLVKLPGMWGGLVNENSPAGIGLLRTICHHKIGRGAVASCPGIVEALCNIARSSDDWQYMAIDCLLWLLQDPNTSHKVVDEAVPALVDLSEITALGDHKKLGDSIVNVLEECIQSQATGPNSLNSRTKEHIEDLLSSRQRLKWEKNMPKEDLHIKQAASLVVKLEGNSLFSSGDIAGAASKYSEALQLCPMRSKRERAVLYSNRAQCYLLLQQPLAAISDATRALGLHTPLNRHAKSLWRRAQAYDMLGLAKESLLDAILFINECSQSNDPDLSLRPNKVPDYAERLVKKQMRAAWLFREAATKHGGVRGEGDSHAIYGQESDDSEWETASESDIADDGRDEMDEDDENENEWKNKDERKEKALKKDIKRGKHLPLLEDEP; from the exons ATGGACAAAACTACGGATTGTCCGTATCCGGGCTGCTTCTTTTGCGTCATGAAGGAGGGCAACCCAAGCAAGCGTAGAGCAAGCATTCTGAAATTCTTTAGAGAACTGCCTTCACAAGATGACAATGGTCAGGTCCTACCTATTAGTGGCCTTTGGAACACTGCAATGGCTCATCCTAATGACCCAGAGTTTATTGAATTGGGAATTTTCGAGTGCATGGCCGCCCTTATATGGAAGGGTCTTAAGAACCGCCGCTGGCTTTCGCATGACCAGAATATCTACATCCCTTATTATGCAGCTCATATAATTGGATCGTACACCATGAACATGGAAGAATTTGCTGAACGAGCTGTACGTGCTGGGGTGATCCCACCTCTAATAGAGCTTTTAAGGGGAAGATTGACGTGGGTTGAGCAGCGGGTGGCATTGCGAGCACTGGGACATTTGGCTACATATGCCAGCACTTTTCCAACAGTTGCTAGTCACGCTGAAATCCTCGAGCTCTCCATTCAGCTAGCGATGAGTTCTTTAGAGATAGTTTATTCTCATTTTTATCAGGACATTGACAGAAGACTTAGCTATCACTGCGATCTCCTTACGCGTGGCATGGGCGGTGTTGAGATGGAATCTAGAAAAGCAGAAGAATGGGCAAGTCAGCTGCAGTGCTGGGCTCTTCAGCTCATAAATTGTTTTGCTTTTAAGCCTGAATTTCTTCCTGCCATATGTAAGCCAGAGTTCTTGGTGAAATTACCTGGAATGTGGGGTGGACTTGTTAATGAGAACTCCCCAGCTGGAATTGGTTTACTCAGAACTATTTGTCATCATAAGATTGGTCGGGGAGCTGTTGCTAGTTGTCCTGGTATAGTTGAAGCATTGTGTAACATTGCTCGTTCATCAGATGATTGGCAATATATGGCTATTGACTGTCTTCTCTGGTTGCTCCAAGACCCAAATACTTCCCACAAG GTGGTTGATGAAGCAGTACCTGCTCTAGTAGATCTTTCAGAAATTACTGCTCTTGGTGATCACAAAAAGCTTGGAGATTCAATCGTCAATGTTCTTGAGGAATGTATCCAATCGCAAGCCACAGGTCCCAATTCTCTCAACAGTCGCACAAAGGAACACATTGAAGATCTCTTAAGTTCCCGACAGAGACTgaaatgggagaaaaatatGCCTAAAGAGGATCTCCATATTAAGCAAGCTGCCAGTCTGGTGGTTAAGCTTGAAGGAAATTCACTGTTCTCGTCAGGGGATATAGCTGGAGCAGCTTCAAAGTACTCAGAAGCGTTGCAACTATGTCCAATGAggtctaagagagagagagcagtccTTTACAGTAACCGAGCACAATGTTATCTTCTGTTGCAACAACCCTTAGCTGCCATAAGTGATGCGACACGTGCACTTGGTCTTCACACCCCTCTTAATCGTCATGCTAAAAGCCTCTGGAGAAGAGCGCAAGCTTATGACATGCTTGGCTTAGCTAAAGAAAGCCTACTAGATgcaattttgttcataaatgaGTGCTCTCAGTCTAATGATCCAGATCTGTCATTGAGGCCAAATAAGGTTCCTGACTATGCTGAGAGATTGGTCAAGAAGCAGATGCGTGCGGCTTGGCTATTTAGGGAAGCAGCAACTAAACACGGAGGTGTTCGTGGTGAGGGTGATTCCCATGCCATCTACGGTCAAGAATCTGATGATTCCGAATGGGAGACGGCCAGTGAAAGTGATATTGCAGATGATGGAAGAGATGAAatggatgaagatgatgagaatGAGAATGAATGGAAGAATAAGGAtgaacgaaaagaaaaagctttgAAAAAAG ACATCAAGCGTGGAAAACATTTGCCGCTTCTGGAAGATGAACCATGA
- the LOC104430859 gene encoding uncharacterized protein LOC104430859 isoform X1, with amino-acid sequence MDKTTDCPYPGCFFCVMKEGNPSKRRASILKFFRELPSQDDNGQVLPISGLWNTAMAHPNDPEFIELGIFECMAALIWKGLKNRRWLSHDQNIYIPYYAAHIIGSYTMNMEEFAERAVRAGVIPPLIELLRGRLTWVEQRVALRALGHLATYASTFPTVASHAEILELSIQLAMSSLEIVYSHFYQDIDRRLSYHCDLLTRGMGGVEMESRKAEEWASQLQCWALQLINCFAFKPEFLPAICKPEFLVKLPGMWGGLVNENSPAGIGLLRTICHHKIGRGAVASCPGIVEALCNIARSSDDWQYMAIDCLLWLLQDPNTSHKVVDEAVPALVDLSEITALGDHKKLGDSIVNVLEECIQSQATGPNSLNSRTKEHIEDLLSSRQRLKWEKNMPKEDLHIKQAASLVVKLEGNSLFSSGDIAGAASKYSEALQLCPMRSKRERAVLYSNRAQCYLLLQQPLAAISDATRALGLHTPLNRHAKSLWRRAQAYDMLGLAKESLLDAILFINECSQSNDPDLSLRPNKVPDYAERLVKKQMRAAWLFREAATKHGGVRGEGDSHAIYGQESDDSEWETASESDIADDGRDEMDEDDENENEWKNKDERKEKALKKDCTDIKRGKHLPLLEDEP; translated from the exons ATGGACAAAACTACGGATTGTCCGTATCCGGGCTGCTTCTTTTGCGTCATGAAGGAGGGCAACCCAAGCAAGCGTAGAGCAAGCATTCTGAAATTCTTTAGAGAACTGCCTTCACAAGATGACAATGGTCAGGTCCTACCTATTAGTGGCCTTTGGAACACTGCAATGGCTCATCCTAATGACCCAGAGTTTATTGAATTGGGAATTTTCGAGTGCATGGCCGCCCTTATATGGAAGGGTCTTAAGAACCGCCGCTGGCTTTCGCATGACCAGAATATCTACATCCCTTATTATGCAGCTCATATAATTGGATCGTACACCATGAACATGGAAGAATTTGCTGAACGAGCTGTACGTGCTGGGGTGATCCCACCTCTAATAGAGCTTTTAAGGGGAAGATTGACGTGGGTTGAGCAGCGGGTGGCATTGCGAGCACTGGGACATTTGGCTACATATGCCAGCACTTTTCCAACAGTTGCTAGTCACGCTGAAATCCTCGAGCTCTCCATTCAGCTAGCGATGAGTTCTTTAGAGATAGTTTATTCTCATTTTTATCAGGACATTGACAGAAGACTTAGCTATCACTGCGATCTCCTTACGCGTGGCATGGGCGGTGTTGAGATGGAATCTAGAAAAGCAGAAGAATGGGCAAGTCAGCTGCAGTGCTGGGCTCTTCAGCTCATAAATTGTTTTGCTTTTAAGCCTGAATTTCTTCCTGCCATATGTAAGCCAGAGTTCTTGGTGAAATTACCTGGAATGTGGGGTGGACTTGTTAATGAGAACTCCCCAGCTGGAATTGGTTTACTCAGAACTATTTGTCATCATAAGATTGGTCGGGGAGCTGTTGCTAGTTGTCCTGGTATAGTTGAAGCATTGTGTAACATTGCTCGTTCATCAGATGATTGGCAATATATGGCTATTGACTGTCTTCTCTGGTTGCTCCAAGACCCAAATACTTCCCACAAG GTGGTTGATGAAGCAGTACCTGCTCTAGTAGATCTTTCAGAAATTACTGCTCTTGGTGATCACAAAAAGCTTGGAGATTCAATCGTCAATGTTCTTGAGGAATGTATCCAATCGCAAGCCACAGGTCCCAATTCTCTCAACAGTCGCACAAAGGAACACATTGAAGATCTCTTAAGTTCCCGACAGAGACTgaaatgggagaaaaatatGCCTAAAGAGGATCTCCATATTAAGCAAGCTGCCAGTCTGGTGGTTAAGCTTGAAGGAAATTCACTGTTCTCGTCAGGGGATATAGCTGGAGCAGCTTCAAAGTACTCAGAAGCGTTGCAACTATGTCCAATGAggtctaagagagagagagcagtccTTTACAGTAACCGAGCACAATGTTATCTTCTGTTGCAACAACCCTTAGCTGCCATAAGTGATGCGACACGTGCACTTGGTCTTCACACCCCTCTTAATCGTCATGCTAAAAGCCTCTGGAGAAGAGCGCAAGCTTATGACATGCTTGGCTTAGCTAAAGAAAGCCTACTAGATgcaattttgttcataaatgaGTGCTCTCAGTCTAATGATCCAGATCTGTCATTGAGGCCAAATAAGGTTCCTGACTATGCTGAGAGATTGGTCAAGAAGCAGATGCGTGCGGCTTGGCTATTTAGGGAAGCAGCAACTAAACACGGAGGTGTTCGTGGTGAGGGTGATTCCCATGCCATCTACGGTCAAGAATCTGATGATTCCGAATGGGAGACGGCCAGTGAAAGTGATATTGCAGATGATGGAAGAGATGAAatggatgaagatgatgagaatGAGAATGAATGGAAGAATAAGGAtgaacgaaaagaaaaagctttgAAAAAAG ATTGCACAGACATCAAGCGTGGAAAACATTTGCCGCTTCTGGAAGATGAACCATGA